The Caminicella sporogenes DSM 14501 genome segment TAATTATATCAAATTTTATAGATTTTTTGAATTTTTTTGTTATTTGTCCATGTAATAATTTTTATAAAATTTAATAAAGTCAAAAAAATTAAGAATAAATTCTTCTCAGACTTAATAGCTACTTATACTCATCCACATATCTTACACAATTTCTACCTTCATTCTTTGCTTTATATATCATATCGTTTGCTTTTTTTACTAAGGTATCAATAGTATCTTTTAAACAATAACCTGATACTCCAAAACTCGCAGTTACCATTTCTACATTAGATATTT includes the following:
- a CDS encoding diguanylate cyclase, with the protein product MLEFREKLGYMKISNVEMVTASFGVSGYCLKDTIDTLVKKANDMIYKAKNEGRNCVRYVDEYK